DNA from Delphinus delphis chromosome 8, mDelDel1.2, whole genome shotgun sequence:
TCTTTCTTAAGCGTTAAACTGGTGTTAGAGCTGAaacatttcttcctttaattgATCTTTGCCTGAAATCAGGTCATTATACTGAATTTATACtggaccttttaaaaatatcttaaaaatggCAATGAATCCTGCATTAGAGTTGTCTAGGTAAAGCCATTGCTATGACCAGTGTCTGGGGTAGGGGCTGGGGCTATGACTAAGAGTGATAGCAACCCTTCTTGCGTCTGTTTCTTCAAGGCAAACGAATGCACGTGCAGTTGTCCACCAGCCGGCTTAGGACTGCGCCCGGGATGGGAGACCAGAGCGGCTGCTATCGGTGCGGGAAAGAGGGGCACTGGTCCAAAGAGTGTCCGGTAGATCGTTCGGGCCGAGTGGCAGACTTTACCGAGCAATATAATGAGCAATATGGAGCAGTGCGTACACCTTACGCCATGAGCTATGGGGATTCATTGTATTACAACAACGCGTACGGAGCGCTCGATGCCTACTACAAGCGCTGCCGTGCTGCCCGGTCCTATGAGGCAGTGGCTGCTGCAGCTGCCTCTGCGTATAATTACGCAGAGCAGACCCTGTCCCAGCTGCCACAAGTCCAGAATACAGCCATGGCCAGTCACCTCACCTCCACCTCTCTCGATCCCTACGATAGACACCTGTTGCCGACTTCAGGAGCTGCTGCTGctacagctgctgctgctgcagcagccGCTGCTGCTGTTACTGCAGCTTCCACTTCATATTACGGGCGCGATCGGAGCCCCCTGCGTCGCGGCCCAGTCCCCACTGTTGGAGAGGGCTACGGTTACGGGCATGAGAGTGAGTTGTCCCAAGCTTCGGCGGCCGCGCGGAATTCCCTGTACGACATGGCCCGGTATGAGCGGGAGCAGTATGCGGATCGGGCGCGGTATTCAGCCTTTTAAAGCTTGAGGTGAGAGCGGTGGGGTGTCCCTTGTTCTGGTTTTGCCATCCCTCCTGCAGCCTAAAGGCTCCAGTTAGGCTGCCCTGCTTGCTTGCTTTTgcagggttagggtaaggttgcTAATGGTTCAGAGGATAGGGAGAAGTCCTAACTACTTtgtgaaatatataaacatcCTTATCCCTCATGGCTGTTTTTCCAGGGCTCCTAGTCCTGGGAGTCAATCTGATTCCATTTGTGCCTGGAAAAGCAAACAGTGGTGTGATGAATCTTGGGTCACACCTGTGTGCTGTAATTGAACCAAACCTGGAAACCAGACATTCAGACCCAGGTGTGCCGTTTCTCAGAGCCTTCGTT
Protein-coding regions in this window:
- the RBM4 gene encoding RNA-binding protein 4 isoform X1 is translated as MVKLFIGNLPREATEQEIRSLFEQYGKVLECDIIKNYGFVHIEDKTAAEDAIRNLHHYKLHGVNINVEASKNKSKTSTKLHVGNISPTCTNKELRAKFEEYGPVIECDIVKDYAFVHMERAEDAVEAIRGLDNTEFQGKRMHVQLSTSRLRTAPGMGDQSGCYRCGKEGHWSKECPVDRSGRVADFTEQYNEQYGAVRTPYAMSYGDSLYYNNAYGALDAYYKRCRAARSYEAVAAAAASAYNYAEQTLSQLPQVQNTAMASHLTSTSLDPYDRHLLPTSGAAAATAAAAAAAAAAVTAASTSYYGRDRSPLRRGPVPTVGEGYGYGHESELSQASAAARNSLYDMARYEREQYADRARYSAF